DNA from Ictidomys tridecemlineatus isolate mIctTri1 chromosome 12, mIctTri1.hap1, whole genome shotgun sequence:
gagcccttgcaccaggatcaacaattttgagaaggcaatgaggactgcctgaaaagatcaattccaaaACATTCCATGGAAACTcactcatcacacctttctgaaaacactggaaatgtaggtttcatgcaaggaactctgggtgacagatggcaaagtttgccaaatgcaaacatgcctaccagctctgagaagccattctcattcacactgcttcaaccagggaaaatccccatgtgctcactgagaacaagttagcttgtgccacttgaagctgcttcaacaaacagcttcacttctgcacttctaagctgttctcctcaagaactttcagagcacagttcaggcctgaaacacaaagggtgccagaaagagatctcttgaatctagcatcaccaacgtgcagtgaaaaagaggaccagctgaaaagatcagttctccaaagtctcactgacatccatttgtcacactcatttacaacattcacttgaagtgcaggtgcccacatgagtgaactgttttttttttttttttatcaatggcacagaggcttcaatgtgtaagcatgcctgtcacctgtaagaagcagttttgaattcttttaggtcaacaggaaaaaaaaatagcatgtgctcacttacaacaaagttaatcaacaaagcaaattgaaactgcttgcagcaaacagcttccattctcccattccccagctatttccagcaatcgcatccagagtccaattccagctcaatataaaatgtgtgctcccaaggaagcctgtataattgacatcacccaacttggggaggcaaggggaatgctgagaagatcagttcttcaaaactcctactttttcagaaaactcattgaaaggcagggtacccacttgcagccatcagtggttgacagatggcacagaggcttcaatgtgaaaccgtgaatgccaatcattacaagtgcttctgacacactctagtgcaacctgggacaccccaaagtgctcaacgagaacacactttgttcctgcaagtggaagcagcttgcatgaactgtttcaatcaggaaattccaagctcttctcagcaatcacattcagagcacagttttggcccaatagaaaaagggtcctagcaagagggtcccacacctacgatcaccttcataaggtagcttcccatcttctgtgtggaagtgggtttctccttggcccttatgctgtggaggagaccactaggagctaagcttcatgcaggaccatctgacctggactttttgcaagccctatgaagccctcacacaagctcaaatgctacaggactctgcagaccagtccatgcaacagtagacattcattcattgtctagagtctacaggttcctaaatgcaCGGCATTCATTgtcatcaaatgcacaattttgatcaaaaaccatcaccagtagatcaggtaacaaatcatcacagtagatcaggtaacaaaaacatatatattttaaaataataatatattaatggaaacaacaaatacaggatagagtaacaactgtgttactaaacaaggtcaaggacaatggcaaactatagattcaaactttgaagccaatagtaatcaatgtaaatattcctgggctgcctcagccccgcccaggcacacagcagcagaatggttttgcaagcatcctcaggagggctggagccttctttgcaggacgagagggaggttgaggctggatccactcatcattcttttgggagaggctccttttcctcagcacgaagttgggttttgtgtgagggttctttgcgtaaaatacgttggcctgcgctggaatcctcagctctggggagagaggggtgtacaaaataaggtggctcgggaggtgctccctgggacaccccaacatctgagagcctgtgccagaaactaactgagccacacacctgagagctctccaattcagcaccaataccaacaagacagcctccacagtcctccctgaggaagaactaggcagagcacttcaacacacctaatgtctgttcctaccaaaggctttggactccaaaacatcccaggtcctcttgcgtctgccaaagcacaccactagggtttgcatctgaaatctcccacaaaagtgccgaagattcagaccccacatgagccatcttcacaggtgggtttggaaggaagcattggatggtgagtgctctgatgtcaacatgaaattctcattcaagatgaatacactactgggaggtgggagggactggaagaaaggttgagcatgcttggaggaagacctaaacaggagtgcgccctgggcaacagtaccttgtccctgttggctccactgaatcctcattctccaagtagaggtcctccttctcctctccgtctttctctctctccccctctcccagccttgttctctctctcccagtctatgcctttgtggcaagggctgaggagctgtccactgccacacactagagctttatggacagcctcagtgcacaaccaaagagaaagttgtgaaacccagagaaaaggcctaggattctcaagtatggccacagtgaggacaggctgaccagcacggataccacattagagccacgcttctgcattggtggagcctgcttccatgtgaaccaggcttctgagaatggaggccacattccaaatgctgccctgctgagaacaatgattccaaagaccagcaaagggactgcttccctccgacatggtgtatggcccagtggtgccatgaccccgagtgggggaatacaacagccagcttctccttcctctgaacacctctttcctgtcgccctcctctaacctagagcctgttctccatcccttctgggttggatgtggggatctctgctatgaatttcttaggctaccaaggccccagacagacttcctcttccatagactctactaacctaacagaaggttaagataggagacaagtgatcctagaactcattgggatggtggtcttcagcgtccataggctgggataatggctgctgaggtgtttggctcacaaaagccaaccaaccaaccaatgaaaaagcgctgacattattatcagatgagctctgtggctacgtgctcaggaagccctcatctgactctagttagggatcataacctggctattgggatcactccttggctagtggactcaggtgcggaagaccatggaatttatgcaaaaacagatgattcaagctgtcccccaggctgtgttttcttcccaatttcatcctgttactgcttgctagaatcttggcaatgctctgcccaggcagtggttttcttgtcacacagaaggctttcaatcctactgcttcagtccacaaaatgccagttccatctttagcccatgcatgcccatgttcctctgaaaccactcctatctcagaccacagaaccatactgctcctggaaagaggctttcctcctcactcctcaatgatgtcagctttgcatgcgtcttcatgtccagggcagggcacctggtgggggagccgcactagccactggggtataccaaaacacctggagagcttacaccagcagaagtgcagttggctttgtgcacgagcccaacacaccctgttggagtgttcttgggggtcagagactactctttggtgctaagagttgacctgagtccacatcctgacccttgctctctgtcacctgattgtcccacttactctgacggtgagacatgatttggcccagctcatattcctccggcttctcctgagtaagcaagtgtagctcgagggccctgcggatgacgacaggagcccgatcgtggcaggtcacctggagcagcatgggagacaggccttcaggaaatgggccttgaagtgactactcaaggacagtgggcaggggcattctggaggcacctccactctaaatacaagggcaacatccatgaccctactacctgaggctgacctcctgctcatcgcgtgggctcttcacataggctactagcccaatccttgtacataggacttcctggacctgccattgctctttgtggagctgcacttctctccaagtgaaaggaccccactacctgcatacagatgcaatctcatcccacaagttgggaggaatgggacaatagcctccaagatcctaggtctgcccgaggatgcaggcggcattgggaatggcctaggcacaaaaccgagaggctttggtctggattgccagggcccaaatcagacccaggaacatgaccacacacaggagtgacgaaagatagccatgagagctcctggcctccagaggctcagtgctggctggggtgtacgagggcacctcatccggcaagggtggtcattgggttacctggacatttagtgtgcttgctccacatccatactgactctgcagagagaccctctcagctccttgttcaaggaacatgcagaacctcatactggtgtcctgctccatagaggccagcatcccatacaggggaacctgcaacctaggtcctggcctgttctcatctgtcacccatacctgcctctgcccttctggactgcatgctgccacctgacacacagactccctcagacatggcggtggacaagctgctgctctccctcatctcagctccagcccttcacactgacctcttccttgttgattcccatctatcctcctgatcatccagaagctccaaattcaagagggcatgagtagttcatggtattggaccagtgtctgctccccacccaggtgtaagcaccaggggacacccctgctcccaggcttaccaaaacagtcttggccatctttggactttgtgtttctaagtggacacgaattaagcaggtgtctcccacctgcttgtgggaaagcggcctggaggacttgcaggttgattctgagaactgtgggggatggaacatcagcaaacccagaaacagaaagccaccccagcctgtcagttggctctatgggcttctagcacatatgtccaggtgctcgggcttcttatttccccaggtgggagtggaatggcagcacaagtacagcttgaataaggtaggtgtttacctcctttcccttgacctcgcggcgtttcctcacgatgaaataatattttatttgtggattcatggacagatacatcagtgagtggtcagggaccttgatttctgcagagcaaagtggagagaattgttaggtggcactcaaggattataccacaaaacacccacaacccctgagagtctccgccagggcgagcctgcaccagaattgagagccctcctatccagctacagtgccaccaaagacttccttagtgattcttccctggagaagatgatgtacaggattctaaaccaaaagagcacctggcaatggaaacagcaccttgggcccagaacttctcagtgcaggttggatctgccaaagggacactgctaggatctgcatcaggattggcaaaggctcctgtgcttaggcctttctccccagggcagccatgctcacacatgggcattcagggaagcgttggatggtgggcgaattcatccccttgccctggatgaatccactcatggatgaatacgcggaggggaggtggtatccatcagaggtgtgttgggcatggacatgggaggacttcagcagggtggtgccctggagaactctattgttttctaggatcgctctccttccccttgtttctcatcaggagctgtctgcttggtacttttattctggttcttgttctacttctggctcttctttctgtcctgcatcttcttgtagttctttctgggtctttttcctgttcttacatgattccttcttgttcttcttcttgtgtatctccctccacccttccttctgttcacctccttctttttcttcttctgcctcctgctctttatcgtgtgatcctctccccactcaggagtgtctctttctcctcctcctccttctccttctttctctggcaatggtggggcgtcctgaggagttcaaatctatcacactcttctgcccagatgcagcctctgttcagtagtccaagatgaaatcagttctcaatcaatggccaggagtgaaaccaagaccaaagacaagtgacttcctttctttgtcattgtcacagtcaggaaagactgaataacacACACcacattctggataggcttctacctgtggtagtcagcacctcatctggaccaggattgctaaaatagattccacctccataaagcttccccaatgaaaacaaggtttccaaaatctaggagagggccagcatcactgccaccctcctgccataaggcatagatgccatcacacctagtgggttccaggccccccggagtcctcccttttgacgtctgttacacacaaacctcccctggtctggagcctgctctcaactgatgcttgggttgaaagtctgtttctaaaatcacctttgtagattctcggtttggtaattccttttgactggcttatttttttactagggataaaaccagaggcacttaagcactgagaccattcccaggccttttgacttGGGTAAAGGGTCTCCcgaagtttctgaggctgtttggaaatccccatccccttgcactgcctcccaagtccctgagattcgcagacactgccccttgcccagctccttgcacctcagtcttcctcatgtgtgagacagagccaactcaaatgaggcggtgtgtgaaaatgggaaaactcacttacgtgcccgacagatggtgggttctactgtggacaggctgggatggtggaggctaggagtgtcgggctcacaagaaaggaaagagcactggcattgtggacagctcagcattgtggcctctgttcttcagatgcccttctttgttgctggaaggaataataacctggccattctgatatctccaggagatgggcacccaggcacagaggacttggaattgttccaaatagaacccaaacaggctgtcccctggccttgacttcctcttcactgagtcctgttcccagctgctgcaatcctgacattcttgagtaggcaggacttctcatatcctggccatggattgggacctgtgcggcttccgtccatagcaatgctgatccaatcaggacccaagctctgctcctcttcatttgaaggcatccttatcagtgagccataaaccaaactgatgatggattgagcctctctctctgccttgccctcatcgatattagctttgcattgccagaccaggtccaggggagaacacgtttagggaggtccagcagccccctggggccGCACTGAACACCTCCacattggacacgcccatcactgcacttggtttcctgcaccaggcccaccacactctggctgttttagggccaaggcccactttctcttggctgtgagttatcctgagcccactgtggatcatgtctccccactgtctgattgtctgacttactctcatgcagagacatcattctcagcagctcaaagttgtccacatcctcatgctgcaacaaattttggtccaaggccctgcggatgaggcttgtcaccctctcctgacatgtcacctagatcagggtgggacaaatgtcatcagagaatggcttttagaggagctacccagaagactgtggtcaaacattcaggagaaaagttagctacatatacaagggcacaatcttgttatcctgctacctgagtgtggcctccatataccccctggtttcttgcaacgtgctactagaacaatcctggtacaaatatctgcctgtacctgccatctcccctccccctggggagccacatttcactcaggtcaaaggaccaaactacctatgcacagacacactctcatctcactgagatgacagcaatgggccagggatctgcgcaccaagtgtgctctgggatgcaggctgcctttgtgggtggaagaggcagatgcactgaaaattttggtcctgactgccactacacaaaacagactcagatacaagtgtgtgcacttgagtgcttcatgatagcctggagaggccctgggctctggaagctcggtgcgggtctggttctaatgatgtacttgactcagcactggcagtcactgaacatgtctcctctgcagctggacacctgcagcattagcgtgtctactgcacatccatagaaattctgccaagaacccctatAGTTCTGTATTTACTTACATGAAAAGGCTGACATTCCGAAGCtgtggcatgaccccccaggtgatccgaCCCCAAATttccacacctagtcatgctaaggaggttctcttccctgctaccaggaacacaccccctcctacacatgtgacaagtcactgccagctcctctgctccaacctcactcattgagaataccaagttctaggcactgcagcctgcaccctggacatatctctgccttcatctgtccacagcagatgccttcatctgtccgtctgcacttctggcctgccacacccacaatacacaggcccactcaccgctgcagctgggcatgctgaggctctcccccCTCAGGGcaagcccttaagactgacctctctcttcttaatttcccaccacagccccagggttagctgtgtctcctgccttccactgtgtggacacccaggaggcagccctgctgtcaggCTTACCGGaatgcgctttgtctccctcaggctctgtccctctaggaggacgtggacaaagcggctgtcttccacctgctcgctggagtgaagcggTGAGGAGCTGCTattggtgacttttctcatgcaccactcattgctttgggtggcctggggcaatggtcctgcagccaccgcagagctgctgctcacagctgctgggatcctggatgccactgccacagaaggctccaagaactgtgggggatgacaacatcagcaaagcccagcacctgcaccccacccagcctggcattggctctgtgggcattctacaacatccatccagaacctgaggttcttgtccccttggaggatgtggagtggcaccaggagtaaagactgaagaaggtggctgtttacctcctttggcttgactttaaacaacttgctggcagctgtttcccgaagaagaaagtcataatccactctgccatccagggcgtaatatacgtttccatctgcagggatcctcagctctggagaggcaggggcagaggcgtggtaggtgacactcaaggaatacactacccaacatcccccacaactgagagcctctgccagctcaggtctcacacacagacctgagagcccccgaatccagctactgttccaccaaagactccccactgattcctccctgaggaccctctatgcacaggaggtcccctacaggaacacctttcaaggaaatagccccttgtaccctagaccctcttagttcacgttggacccaccaaagacaaacagctacaCTTTGTATCTAGATTGGTCCCctaagactcatgtgttcaaggttttctccacactgcagcaatgatcacaggtgggtttggggaaaagcacttgatggtgggtgcctccaccttgccagtggattcatccactcatacagggctacaatAATTGGAGGGGtctggtttggaggtgtgttgagcgtaggtggaggatgtccacagcagggctgtgccatccagagatatatatttctcttgagttccccacttctgcattttctcctcatgagtataattctcattcacatttttaatcaatttattgttatacttcttgttcggcttgtgtttctccttattgttcttgttcttcttcatcttctcctcatgctctttcttaaagtcatcttgaccttcttattcatggtctcctccttcaacttattttcatttttctactcctctttctcctcctccatgtcctccttctcctcgtcctcctcatgcttgtcctcctcctcctcgtcctcctcctcctcctcctctttcttcttcttctttctctctccctctccctctctctctctctctctctctctctctctctctctctctctctctctctctctctctctctctccaagaagagtttacaagctgtgaagggttctattctaccacactcttctctctagaaatggcctctggtcctaagtggactcagtttgcaatgaatagaaagattggaaaccagaaatgattcttcattgaactgcttttctcatgtactcaactaggtcaggaaaggtcgccaaagtaggcaccctgtggttgtctgtcttctttgacacaagacaaagaagcctctcttcttggccccttgtggataatagctttgcaatgcctcctcaggccagggaaagaacacatgataggcaggtccacagcccctggggaacatgaagaacctgcagattgatgccccatcattacactttgttttatgcacaagtcctaccatactcatcctgggcactgagtcaatgcacactgtgttttggctcccagttatcgtgagcccactgtgactcactgctccctaccctctgatggttccacttactctgatggttcgagagaatttgcagaagctcgtagttttctgggtcctcctgctggagcaagtgtgcatctaaggccctgcggatgatgactggagccctgtcctggcaggtcacctgagcagggttggagaaagctcatcagagagggaatttgggagtagctacccagaggacagtgctcaaggacaatcagagacaagtgagctctcaacacaagggaaccatcttgataccctgctacctgaggccttcatgtgatcatgtgggggtcttcctatgagcctctagtccaatcttggtacaagagtttgcttcaacctgctatgccctacagggacaagggaataaggaccaaaagactttgtacagacacactctagtcccatcaagatgggtggaatggtccagtgcacttccatatccctgctctggtctgggatacagctgcatttttgtgtggaccaggcacaaac
Protein-coding regions in this window:
- the LOC144369021 gene encoding uncharacterized protein LOC144369021 isoform X2; the encoded protein is MRFDPLYPEKFHTDGENDENTEEPFRVQSLELYRQDQLRNELLPVICGRNLHFSSNMGLISWDSIPTQQVLDLLFPSASPSFLGTWVNLYSEASHQPPGFLSLQQLLSMWLLLGGLNLEHQAHHLLAAIEDGKSSQAKPESQADCATCSVSVTAPQPTPEPEPSPREGAEPESRTSGVSTRSSPRPQYNKRMRGRCLIHVYLEKERTTQYRSILVTCQDRAPVIIRRALDAHLLQQEDPENYELLQILSNHQKLRIPADGNVYYALDGRVDYDFLLRETAASKLFKVKPKEFLEPSVAVASRIPAAVSSSSAVAAGPLPQATQSNEWCMRKVTNSSSSPLHSSEQVEDSRFVHVLLEGQSLRETKRIPVTCQERVTSLIRRALDQNLLQHEDVDNFELLRMMSLHEKIKVPDHSLMYLSMNPQIKYYFIVRKRREVKGKEFSESTCKSSRPLSHKQVGDTCLIRVHLETQSPKMAKTVLVTCHDRAPVVIRRALELHLLTQEKPEEYELGQIMSHRQRRHCPQTLLCSWECRLLLHLEGSIPESFPEDMRRESEPLVTCRFLALPMG
- the LOC144369021 gene encoding uncharacterized protein LOC144369021 isoform X1 yields the protein MRFDPLYPEKFHTDGENDENTEEPFRVQSLELYRQDQLRNELLPVICGRNLHFSSNMGLISWDSIPTQQVLDLLFPSASPSFLGTWVNLYSEASHQPPGFLSLQQLLSMWLLLGGLNLEHQAHHLLAAIEDGKSSQAKPESQADCATCSVSVTAPQPTPEPEPSPREGAEPESRTSGVSTRSSPRPQYNKRMRGRCLIHVYLEKERTTQYRSILVTCQDRAPVIIRRALDAHLLQQEDPENYELLQILSNHQKLRIPADGNVYYALDGRVDYDFLLRETAASKLFKVKPKEFLEPSVAVASRIPAAVSSSSAVAAGPLPQATQSNEWCMRKVTNSSSSPLHSSEQVEDSRFVHVLLEGQSLRETKRIPVTCQERVTSLIRRALDQNLLQHEDVDNFELLRMMSLHEKIKVPDHSLMYLSMNPQIKYYFIVRKRREVKGKEFSESTCKSSRPLSHKQVGDTCLIRVHLETQSPKMAKTVLVTCHDRAPVVIRRALELHLLTQEKPEEYELGQIMSHRQKLRIPAQANVFYAKNPHTKPNFVLRKRSLSQKNDEWIQPQPPSRPAKKAPALLRMLAKPFCCCVPGRG
- the LOC144369021 gene encoding uncharacterized protein LOC144369021 isoform X3, whose protein sequence is MRFDPLYPEKFHTDGENDENTEEPFRVQSLELYRQDQLRNELLPVICGRNLHFSSNMGLISWDSIPTQQVLDLLFPSASPSFLGTWVNLYSEASHQPPGFLSLQQLLSMWLLLGGLNLEHQAHHLLAAIEDGKSSQAKPESQADCATCSVSVTAPQPTPEPEPSPREGAEPESRTSGVSTRSSPRPQYNKRMRGRCLIHVYLEKERTTQYRSILVTCQDRAPVIIRRALDAHLLQQEDPENYELLQILSNHQKLRIPADGNVYYALDGRVDYDFLLRETAASKLFKVKPKEFLEPSVAVASRIPAAVSSSSAVAAGPLPQATQSNEWCMRKVTNSSSSPLHSSEQVEDSRFVHVLLEGQSLRETKRIPVTCQERVTSLIRRALDQNLLQHEDVDNFELLRMMSLHEKIKVPDHSLMYLSMNPQIKYYFIVRKRREVKGKEVTCHDRAPVVIRRALELHLLTQEKPEEYELGQIMSHRQKLRIPAQANVFYAKNPHTKPNFVLRKRSLSQKNDEWIQPQPPSRPAKKAPALLRMLAKPFCCCVPGRG
- the LOC144369021 gene encoding uncharacterized protein LOC144369021 isoform X5, producing the protein MRFDPLYPEKFHTDGENDENTEEPFRVQSLELYRQDQLRNELLPVICGRNLHFSSNMGLISWDSIPTQQVLDLLFPSASPSFLGTWVNLYSEASHQPPGFLSLQQLLSMWLLLGGLNLEHQAHHLLAAIEDGKSSQAKPESQADCATCSVSVTAPQPTPEPEPSPREGAEPESRTSGVSTRSSPRPQYNKRMRGRCLIHVYLEKERTTQYRSILVTCQDRAPVIIRRALDAHLLQQEDPENYELLQILSNHQKLRIPADGNVYYALDGRVDYDFLLRETAASKLFKVKPKEFLEPSVAVASRIPAAVSSSSAVAAGPLPQATQSNEWCMRKVTNSSSSPLHSSEQVEDSRFVHVLLEGQSLRETKRIPVTCQERVTSLIRRALDQNLLQHEDVDNFELLRMMSLHEKIKVPDHSLMYLSMNPQIKYYFIVRKRREVKGKES